One stretch of Leptospira mtsangambouensis DNA includes these proteins:
- a CDS encoding TetR/AcrR family transcriptional regulator — protein sequence MPRTGLTASEIQDKAVEIAIGEMRAKGFEKVRLVDVAKEMGISHAALYSHFQDKTALFDAVSERWLVKLDEKQDLLVKEKRDPIQKILTWFLNLHRMKLEKVNLDPELYKAFDMAAEESKPFIQTHLTNMQSQMSSLVTEAMNQKKIKKREVNLVTEILISAGTAFTHPKLVAQHCHENRETLLVETIEAVLKGLG from the coding sequence ATGCCAAGAACAGGTCTCACAGCCTCGGAAATCCAAGACAAAGCCGTGGAAATTGCCATAGGCGAAATGCGGGCCAAAGGTTTTGAAAAGGTTCGTTTGGTGGATGTTGCCAAAGAAATGGGGATTAGCCATGCGGCCCTCTACTCACATTTTCAAGACAAAACAGCTCTTTTTGATGCTGTTTCCGAACGTTGGCTTGTGAAGTTAGATGAAAAACAGGATTTGCTTGTAAAAGAAAAACGAGACCCCATCCAAAAGATCCTCACTTGGTTTCTAAATCTCCACCGAATGAAATTGGAAAAGGTAAATCTTGATCCTGAACTGTATAAGGCATTCGATATGGCTGCAGAAGAATCCAAACCCTTCATCCAAACCCATTTGACCAATATGCAAAGCCAAATGTCGAGTTTGGTCACAGAAGCTATGAACCAAAAGAAGATCAAAAAAAGGGAAGTGAACCTGGTGACAGAAATTCTAATTTCAGCAGGAACTGCTTTCACTCACCCAAAACTTGTGGCCCAACACTGTCATGAGAACAGAGAAACGTTGTTAGTGGAAACAATTGAAGCGGTATTGAAGGGATTAGGTTAA
- a CDS encoding SDR family oxidoreductase produces MQLNGNTILITGGTSGIGLALAKRLSSLGNQILVCGTNEKKMEEIRKSYPGWGTYLRDISKPEEREKLFQETTKDFPELNVLFNNAGIQRYPKLNELEPWANLGKEIDLNLGAPIHLSMLFAKHLFAKKNAAILNTTSGLSHIPLAYAPVYSATKAALHSFTLTLRFQFRNQPIEVIEVSPPMVDTDLGIPNTHTAGLNLNEYADSVIEGLRNGDLEITTGFSTVSANASREQKNEIFLSMNNARSGSN; encoded by the coding sequence ATGCAATTAAATGGAAATACAATCCTCATCACTGGGGGAACGAGTGGGATCGGACTTGCTCTGGCAAAACGACTCTCCAGTCTCGGAAACCAAATTTTAGTCTGCGGAACTAATGAAAAGAAAATGGAAGAGATTCGAAAATCTTATCCGGGGTGGGGGACTTATCTTCGTGATATTTCGAAACCAGAAGAGAGAGAAAAATTATTCCAAGAAACAACAAAGGATTTTCCTGAACTCAATGTGTTATTCAATAACGCAGGAATCCAACGTTATCCAAAATTAAATGAACTAGAACCTTGGGCAAACTTGGGCAAAGAAATCGATTTAAATTTGGGAGCTCCCATCCATCTTTCGATGTTATTCGCTAAACACCTGTTTGCAAAGAAAAATGCGGCGATTTTAAATACAACATCAGGACTATCACATATCCCTTTGGCTTACGCACCGGTGTATAGTGCTACCAAAGCAGCATTACACTCCTTCACATTGACACTACGATTTCAATTTCGTAACCAACCCATTGAAGTGATTGAAGTTTCACCACCCATGGTCGATACCGATTTAGGAATTCCTAACACTCATACAGCGGGACTAAATTTAAATGAATATGCAGATAGCGTTATAGAAGGTCTGCGAAATGGAGATTTGGAAATCACTACTGGCTTTTCTACTGTCTCTGCCAATGCGAGTCGGGA